In Nocardioides nitrophenolicus, the genomic window CGGGGACCATCATCGCCACCGACCTCAGCCCCCGCCGGCTCGAGCTCGCGCTCGAGATGGGAGCCGACCACGCCCTGCCAGCCGACGACCCCGACTGGCCCGAGCAGGCACGTCGCCTGACCCGCGGATCGGGCCCCGACGTACTGCTGGAGATGAGCGGCAGCCCGACGGCGATCCGGCAGGGCCTGCGGTCGCTGGGCAGCGGAGGGACCGCGGCGCTGCTCGGCGTGCCCACCCAGCCCGTCGAGCTCGACCTGCTCAACGATGTCGTCTTCAAGGGCGCGACCATCCACGGTGTGTTCGGCCGCCGCATGTTCGAGACCTGGTACCAGGTCGAGAACTTCCTGGTCGGCGGGCGGCTGCGCCTGGACCCGGTGATCAGCCACCGGATCCCCTTCCGGGACTACGACCGGGCGTTCGAGCTCATGTCGTCGGGCGAGGCGATGAAGATCGTGCTCGTGGCGGGCTGACGGCCTGCGCCGCACGCCGCGGCGCGCGGGCGGGGCGTGAGTAGGGTGGCGCGGACGCGGATGTTCCGGAACACGTACTGAGGAGAATCCCATGCGGCTCGGCATGATCATCGACTACTCCGGCGGCTTCGCCGAGACCGTGGAGCTGCTCCAGGAGTACGAGCGCAACGGCCTCGACCTGGTCGCGATGCCGGAGGCCTACTCCTTCGACGCGGTCAGCCAGCTCGGCTACATCGCCGCCAAGACCGAGCGGCTCGAGCTGATGTCGGCGATCTTCCAGATCTACACCCGCACCCCGTCGTTGACCGCGATGACCGCCGCGGGCCTGGACTTCGTCTCCGACGGCCGGTTCACGCTCGGGCTCGGCGCGAGCGGCCCGCAGGTGATCGAGGGCTTCCACGGCGTGAAGTACGACGCCCCGCTGGGCCGCACCCGCGAGGTGATCGAGATCTGCCGCCAGGTCTGGAAGCGCGAGCCGGTCGAGTACGACGGCCGCTACTACGACGTGCCGCTCACCAGGGAGAACGGCGGCTCGGGCCTCGGCAAGCCGCTGAAGCTCATCAACCACCCGGTGCGCAGCGAGATCCCGATCTCGGTCGCCGCCCTCGGCCCCAAGAACGTCGCTCTCGTCGCCGAGCTCGCGAACGGCTGGCAGCCGTTGTTCTTCCACCCCGGCAAGGTGGACCTGGCGTGGGGCGAGCCGCTGAAGGAGGGCTTCGCGAAGCGCGACGCCTCCCTCGGCGAGCTCGACATCCAGCTCCAGATCGCCTTCCACCTCGGCGAGCCGTCCCCGGAGGCGGTGCAGGCGATCCGCGACCAGCTCGCGCTGTACGTCGGAGGCATGGGGGCGCGCGACAAGAACTTCTACAACCAGCTGGCGTGCCGCTACGGCTACGAGGCGGAGGCCAAGGAGATCCAGGACCTGTACCTGTCGGGACGGAAGGCGGAGGCCGCGGCCGCCGTGCCCGCCGACCTGGTCGAGGCAGTCACCCTGATGGGCGACGAGGAGGCGATCCGCCGGCAGGTCGGCGAGTTCCACGCCGCGGGCGTGCGCACCTTCCTGCTCAACCCGCTCGCCGCCACCGACGAGGAGAAGGTCGCCCAGGTGCGCCGGCTGTCCGAGATCGTCACGGAGGTCGCGCCGTGACCGAGCGCCGGTTCACCGTCACCCGCGACGGCGCGGTCGCGACCGTCGGACTGGCCGGTCCGGGCGGCAAGGCCGTGATGGACGAGGCGTTCTTCGCCGAGCTCGCCACGACCTTCGCCGAGCTGGACGCCGACGACGCGGTCCGCGCGGCGGTGCTGGCGGGCGCGGGCGAGCACTTCTCCTACGGGCTCGACCTGGCCGCGGCCGCCAGCACCTTCGCGCCGCTGCGGCAGGCCACCCACGCCGGCGCCCGCCAGGAGCTGATGGCGCTGATCCGCCGGTGGCAGGCGGCGCTCGACACCGTCGCCGACCTCCGCAAGCCGACCGTCGCGGCCGTGACCGGGTGGTGCATCGGCGGCGGCGTCGACCTCGCCGTCGCCTGCGACGTCCGGGTCGCCTCGGCCGACGCGGTGTTCAGCGTGCGCGAGGCGAAGGTCGGGATCGTCGCCGACCTCGGCAGCCTCCAGCGCCTGGTCGGCGTGATCGGCGACGGCCACCTGCGCGAGCTCGCCCTCACCGGCGACGACGTCCCGGCCGCCCGGGCCGCCGAGATCGGTCTGGTCAACCACGTGCACGCCACTCCCGACGAGGCGCGTACGGCGGCCGCCGGGCTCGCGGCCCGGATGGCGGCCAACTCGCCGCTGGTCCTGCGCGGCGTCAAGGACGTCCTCGACGCCGAGCGCGGTCCCCGGGTCGAGGCCGGGCTGCGCTACACCGCGGTGTGGAATGCGGCGTTCCTGCTCAGTGACGACCTCGACGAGGCGATGCTGGCCTTCCTCGAGCGCCGGCCGCCGGACTTCACCGGTCGCTGAGCCTGGAGTCACCGATCTCGGTGATTCCAGGCTGAGCCTCACTGCACCACCCGGTCGCGGCCGGGACCGCCGTAGAGCCGGTCCTTGCCCGGTCCGCCGCGGAGCACGTCGCGCCCGGGACCACCGCAGATCAGGTCCCGGCCACCGCGGCCGCGGATCCGGTCGTCGCCGCCGAGGCCGACGATGACGTCGGGGCCCGGCGTACCGCGGAGCACGTCGTCGCCGGGCGTGCCGACGATGGTGGCCGCCTTCCCGCGGCAGGTGGGAGCCGGCGGCTGGCCGCAGCCGCCCTCCGGGGTGATCACCACCTGGGCGCCGGCCGCGGCTGGAGCGACCCCGGCCTGGGCGGGAGGCACGCTGCTGTAGCTGCCGCCTCCGCCGCCCCCGCCGGCGGTGCCGTCGAGCACGCCGCCACCGCCTCCGCCGCCGTAGCCGCCCCCTCCGCCACCGGCGACCCCGCCACCTCCGCCGCCGCCGAAGCCGCCGTTGCCACCGGTGCCGCCGGTGCCACCGGTGCCGGTCACGACCTGGCCGGTGCCGCCGGTGCCCCCGTTGCCGAGGGCCCAGCCGCCCGCGCCGCCCTGGCCGGCGTTCCCGCCGTCGAGGACCACGCCGCCGCCCCCGCCGCCGCCCTCGGTGCCGTCGCCCGCGCCGCGGGCGACGTGGCTGACCAGGCTGGAGCCGCCGACGGTCCCGCCGCCGGACGGGGTGTCGATGCCGGCGCCGGAGCCGCCGACGCCCGCCGGGGCGCCGTTGCCGCCGGTGCCGGTCAGGCTGGCGTCGAGGCCACCGGTCGAGGTCCCGGACCCGCCGCCACCACCGGCCACGGCGAGCACGCCGGCCGCCGTCGGGCCGGTCACCACGAACGACCCGCCGCCTCCGCCGCCACCGGTCTGGCCCGGGACGCCGTTCCCGCCGGCGCCGCCGACCAGCACCTGCAGGGTGCTGCCCGGCGTCACCGGGACGCCGGGCACGGCGAGGAAGCCGCCCCGGCCGCCGGGCGTGGAGGAGCCGCCGCCCGGCGCGCCCACGACGTACAGGCTCACCTGATGCACGCCGGCCGGCACCACCCAGGACTGGACGGCGCCGGTCGGACCGAACCCGACGGGGGCGGGACGGGCGCAGGCGCCGATGCCGGCCGCGGGCGGCGGGCCGGCCGCCGGGAGGACGAGGGCGCCGGCGGCGAGGAGCGCGCCGCCGAGCGCGCGGGCAAGGGGACGGGGGAGCGAGAGCGTCACGAGGGGGCCTTCCGGGAGCAGCGGTCAGCCGGGCCGATCCGCCCCCTCTCGGCCGGGCACTCGCACGCTACTCCGGCGACGCGCGCTCGGTAAAGGGTCTAACCGGCGTCGCGCTTGGCCCGGGTGATCGCCGCGACCGCGCGGCCGTACCGGATCGGCACCGCGCCCAGCGCCAGCGCCCGCTGCCGGGTCGGCTCGGTGACGTCGAAGTGCTCCCGCGCGGTGCCCGGGCTCTGGATCCAGCGCGCCTCGATGCCGAGCCGGTCGGCGAACGCCAGCAGCTCGCGACTGCCGGCCTCGCCGGGCAGGTCGGAGAGCAGGTGGGACCAGACCCCGTCGACCGGGCCGACCACGGCGGAGAGCTGCATGTCGTCGACGTACACGGTCACGGGCCCAGCCTCCCACG contains:
- a CDS encoding LLM class F420-dependent oxidoreductase, with product MRLGMIIDYSGGFAETVELLQEYERNGLDLVAMPEAYSFDAVSQLGYIAAKTERLELMSAIFQIYTRTPSLTAMTAAGLDFVSDGRFTLGLGASGPQVIEGFHGVKYDAPLGRTREVIEICRQVWKREPVEYDGRYYDVPLTRENGGSGLGKPLKLINHPVRSEIPISVAALGPKNVALVAELANGWQPLFFHPGKVDLAWGEPLKEGFAKRDASLGELDIQLQIAFHLGEPSPEAVQAIRDQLALYVGGMGARDKNFYNQLACRYGYEAEAKEIQDLYLSGRKAEAAAAVPADLVEAVTLMGDEEAIRRQVGEFHAAGVRTFLLNPLAATDEEKVAQVRRLSEIVTEVAP
- a CDS encoding crotonase/enoyl-CoA hydratase family protein; the protein is MTERRFTVTRDGAVATVGLAGPGGKAVMDEAFFAELATTFAELDADDAVRAAVLAGAGEHFSYGLDLAAAASTFAPLRQATHAGARQELMALIRRWQAALDTVADLRKPTVAAVTGWCIGGGVDLAVACDVRVASADAVFSVREAKVGIVADLGSLQRLVGVIGDGHLRELALTGDDVPAARAAEIGLVNHVHATPDEARTAAAGLAARMAANSPLVLRGVKDVLDAERGPRVEAGLRYTAVWNAAFLLSDDLDEAMLAFLERRPPDFTGR
- a CDS encoding DUF4031 domain-containing protein; translated protein: MTVYVDDMQLSAVVGPVDGVWSHLLSDLPGEAGSRELLAFADRLGIEARWIQSPGTAREHFDVTEPTRQRALALGAVPIRYGRAVAAITRAKRDAG